A section of the Oncorhynchus gorbuscha isolate QuinsamMale2020 ecotype Even-year linkage group LG04, OgorEven_v1.0, whole genome shotgun sequence genome encodes:
- the LOC124033770 gene encoding nuclear factor of activated T-cells 5-like isoform X3, whose protein sequence is MTMGGPRSAFPTSSSSIVHSTTSATDQTSAHTSIAAPDEGVSSRAVAEMLGAEGGTGNSGSAGGGRAGGEKGGGAGSLGGGGRGGASQEAQQHHQMTPSKRRTVLNISPPPEDLFDDSRMSCQEDQLQDSEQSNSIWMDDSASNFSIVSSSSYNDNTEVPRKSRKRTPRQRPGPKPASAEEASMDVFDADSAKGPHFVLSQLGSDSKACTKGSSADGSQTTHQKCGTLASQFPQKSECKELKILVQPETQHRARYLTEGSRGSVKDRTQQGFPTLKLEGVNEAVVLQVFVGNDAGRVKPHGFYQACRVTGRNTTACKEVDIEGTTVIEVSLDPSNNMTLAVDCVGILKLRNADVEARIGVAGSKKKSTRARLVFRVNISRPDGSVLTLQTPSSPILCTQPAGVPEILKKSLHSCSVRGGGEVFIIGKNFLKDTKVIFQENVSDEKCWKAEAEIDMELFHQNHLIVKVPPYQNPAIASAVCVGIYVVTNAGRSHDVQPFTYTPEPVDISVKKEVPSPGKPCPFDQRMKVIDGALMPPMLPLVKREEITPMEVSSNLPSAGIFKRTPDVMCSAQQTLDMSSNLPPNNSPYSNSLPRPAKDPAESQTAVFNSADALSTIQKQDIALTNSFPVPAPADSLLQPGPQQFLLEPREGHGQDRAGNNAGAVGRLSQQVEAPQPAPQQHQLPIFPPDDVAQLEQAVRQLQAKGYCSQQQQRQQQQIQQQQIQQQQQLQQQQLQQQQQVQQQQVQQQQVQQQQVQQQQVQQQQVQQQQIQQQQIQHQQIQQQQIQHQQQQQHVLENLRQELFKSQMPMQCGIFQGGSLGENAEQQGSQQGMVQNHGSLFQQAQQQQRQQQKQQQQAALFQQANELLSIQTNFLHQTPSHPSPPLFHNPSPLAEAQDPQGALFHTQKASPIQEQVQATLFQNTLTVLSRTSLSPEQPPSAANLFLPQSALPGQLSSSGSQQQQLAFLSALQTSAPEPQSVFQAQTQLSPIQQGTPMEQQQPSQPQPPQQTSMFQNISPHPPANTLSQTQQQQAGLLFCSKHLSTPEQPPSLLFSGQGQMPPMSSSLNSPQNPSMLFSQASMVTVSQQESSEPMAFQDQSQVVGNPSEPRHHGLFQEQQPMQLITSSNNGPEQPVSLFMPQSNMSALQGCMAARELPQTGIFSTQNGVAGLQTTTSSPVQQPGSLFQTAVSGSLNQPSEAQQPGLFLFGIQNECGQLITSPGTTLSDQIIAISQSGQNQRESEAQIQSLLNQSMSESGSMQNSMTASQNMEKIDDLLVSLQEQGNNLTRSY, encoded by the exons ATGACCATGGGAGGCCCTCGCAGTGCTTTTCCCACCTCTTCCAGCTCCATCGTGCACTCCACTACTTCAGCCACCGACCAGACCTCTGCTCACACCAGCATCGCTGCTCCAGACGAAGGTGTAAGTAGCAGAGCGGTGGCGGAGATGCTTGGCGCTGAGGGCGGGACTGGCAACAGTGGGAGTGCTGGTGGCGGAAGGGCTGGCGGCGAGAAAGGAGGAGGGGCCGGATCCctaggtggaggaggaagagggggggcaTCCCAGGAGGCCCAGCAGCACCACCAGATGACCCCCTCCAAGCGGCGCACGGTGCTGAACATCTCGCCTCCGCCCGAGGACCTGTTTGACGACAGCCGCATGTCCTGCCAGGAGGATCAGCTCCAGGACTCCGAGCAGAGCAACAGCATCTGGATGGATGACTCCGCCTCCAACTTCAGCATCGTCAGCTCCAGCTCCTACAACGACAACACAGAGGTGCCCCGGAAGTCGCGCAAGCGCACCCCCCGCCAGCGACCCGGGCCCAAGCCTGCCTCGGCCGAGGAGGCCAGCATGGACGTGTTTGATGCAGACAGTGCCAAAGGGCCTCACTTTGTGCTCTCACAGCTGGGCTCAGACAGCAAGGCCTGTACCAAAGGAAG TTCGGCAGATGGCTCCCAAACAACCCATCAGAAATGTGGGACCCTAGCGAGCCAGTTCCCTCAGAAGAGTGAGTGCAAGGAGCTGAAGATCCTGGTCCAGCCTGAGACCCAGCACAGAGCCCGCTACCTGACTGAGGGCAGCAGGGGGTCAGTGAAGGACCGCACTCAGCAGGGCTTCCCTACCCTAAAG CTGGAGGGTGTGAATGAGGCAGTGGTGCTGCAGGTGTTTGTGGGTAATGATGCTGGGCGTGTGAAGCCACATGGGTTCTACCAGGCCTGCAGGGTGACGGGGCGCAACACTACAGCCTGCAAGGAGGTGGACATTGAGGGCACCACTGTCATTGAAGTGTCCCTGGACCCCAGCAATAATATGACCCTGGC ggTGGACTGCGTGGGGATCCTGAAGCTGCGTAACGCTGATGTGGAAGCTCGTATCGGGGTGGCCGGCTCCAAAAAGAAGAGCACACGTGCCAGGCTGGTGTTTCGGGTCAACATCTCCAGGCCGGACGGCTCGGTGCTCACGTTACAGACACCGTCGTCCCCCATCCTGTGCA CCCAGCCTGCAGGGGTGCCTGAGATTCTGAAGAAGTCCCTCCACAGTTGCTCGGTGAGGGGGGGTGGGGAGGTCTTCATCATTGGGAAGAACTTCCTCAAGGATACCAAAGTCATATTCCAGGAAAATGTATCAG ATGAGAAGTGTTGGAAGGCAGAGGCTGAAATTGACATGGAGCTGTTTCACCAG AATCACTTGATTGTGAAGGTTCCTCCTTACCAGAACCCAGCCATCGCgtctgcagtgtgtgtgggaATCTACGTGGTGACCAATGCTGGCCGATCCCACGACGTGCAGCCTTTTACATACACTCCAGAACCAG TGGACATATCTGTGAAGAAAGAAGTTCCATCTCCAGGCAAGCCCTGCCCTTTTGATCAACGGATGAAAG TAATTGATGGTGCCTTGATGCCCCCAATGTTGCCTCttgtgaagagagaagagatcaCTCCAATGGAGGTCTCCAGCAACCTCCCTTCTGCTGGCATTTTCAAG CGGACCCCCGATGTCATGTGTTCCGCCCAGCAGACGCTGGACATGAGTTCCAACCTTCCCCCCAACAACAGCCCGTACTCCAACTCCTTGCCGCGGCCTGCCAAGGACCCTGCCGAATCCCAAACAGCAGTCTTCAACAGTGCAGACGCCCTGAGCACCATACAGAAGCAGGACATCGCTCTCACCAACTCCTTCCCCGTGCCTGCGCCTGCAGACTCTCTACTCCAACCTGGGCCTCAGCAGTTCCTCCTGGAGCCCAGAGAGGGGCATGGTCAGGACAGGGCTGGCAACAATGCTGGGGCGGTAGGGAGGCTCAGTCAACAAGTGGAGGCCCCTCAACCTGCTCCCCAGCAGCACCAGCTGCCCATATTCCCCCCAGACGATGTGGCCCAACTGGAACAAGCAGTGAGACAACTGCAGGCAAAAGGGTACTGCAGCCAGCAGCAACAGCGACAACAGCAAcagattcaacaacaacaaattcagcaacaacagcaactacAGCAACAGCAACTACAGCAACAGCAACAGGTTCAGCAGCAACAGGTTCAGCAGCAACAGGTTCAGCAGCAACAGGTTCAGCAGCAACAGGTTCAGCAGCAACAGGTTCAGCAGCAACAGATTCAGCAGCAACAAATTCAACACCAACAGATTCAGCAGCAACAAATTCAACaccaacaacagcaacagcatgTGTTGGAGAACCTGCGGCAGGAGCTGTTTAAATCACAGATGCCAATGCAGTGTGGCATATTTCAGGGCGGTTCTCTAGGTGAGAACGCTGAACAGCAGGGTTCCCAGCAGGGCATGGTGCAGAACCATGGTTCCCTCTTTCAGCAGGCCCAACAGCAGCAGAGGCAACAACAGAaacagcagcagcaagcagcaCTCTTTCAGCAAGCCAATGAGCTCCTCTCCATTCAGACCAACTTTCTCCATCAGaccccttctcatccctctccacccctcttccatAACCCCAGCCCCCTGGCTGAGGCACAGGACCCACAGGGGGCGCTGTTCCACACTCAGAAGGCCTCTCCCATCCAGGAGCAGGTCCAGGCAACCCTCTTCCAGAACACCCTGACAGTGTTGAGTAGGACCAGCCTCTCCCCAGAGCAGCCCCCCTCTGCCGCCAACCTGTTCCTCCCCCAGAGTGCCCTGCCTGGTCAGCTCTCCTCTAGCggcagccagcagcagcagctggcCTTCCTCAGTGCCCTGCAGACCTCTGCCCCTGAGCCCCAGTCAGTGTTCCAGGCTCAGACCCAGCTTTCTCCTATCCAGCAGGGGACCCCCATGGAGCAGCAGCAGCCCTCCCAGCCTCAGCCACCTCAGCAGACCTCTATGTTTCAGAACATCTCCCCTCATCCACCTGCAAACACTCTCTCTCAGACCCAgcagcagcaggctggcctaCTGTTCTGCAGCAAACACCTCTCCACTCCAGAGCAGCCCCCCAGTTTGCTGTTCAGTGGCCAGGGCCAGATGCCCCCCATGAGCAGCAGCCTGAACTCTCCCCAAAACCCCTCCATGCTGTTCTCTCAGGCCAGCATGGTGACTGTTAGCCAACAGGAATCCTCTGAGCCCATGGCCTTCCAGGACCAGAGCCAGGTGGTGGGGAACCCCTCAGAGCCTCGCCATCACGGCCTGTTCCAAGAGCAGCAGCCCATGCAGCTGATCACCAGCTCCAACAACGGCCCAGAGCAGCCCGTCTCTCTCTTCATGCCCCAATCCAACATGTCTGCCCTGCAGGGTTGCATGGCTGCCCGGGAACTCCCGCAGACAGGCATCTTCAGCACTCAGAATGGGGTGGCAGGCTTGcagaccaccacctcctcccccgTACAGCAGCCAGGGTCTCTGTTCCAGACAGCAGTCAGTGGGAGCCTCAACCAGCCCAGCGAGGCCCAGCAGCCAGGCCTCTTCCTCTTTGGGATTCAGAATG AGTGTGGCCAGCTGATAACCTCTCCTGGAACCACTCTGTCTGATCAGATCATTGCCATCAGTCAGTCTggtcagaaccagagagagagcgaggcccAGATCCAGTCGCTGCTCAACCAGTCCATGTCTGAGTCAGGGAGCATGCAGAACAGCATGACCGCCTCCCAGAACATGGAGAAGATAGATGACCTGCTTGTCAGCCTGCAGGAGCAGGGCAACAACCTCACTCGCTCCTACTAG